A single Halarcobacter anaerophilus DNA region contains:
- a CDS encoding AraC family transcriptional regulator has product MRKETLQKRVKIANDIMYYIYTHIDTHIDLEELSYDLDISKYHMHRVFKEEFGKNIYENIKSIRLQKAANLLLTNKLSTISNIANLCGYSSHSSFIKAFEKRFGMSPKQWRNSGYKEYSFKILQQSKRAMKSTADFSKLSPTIVKMPEIECYYIRNRGYNVNVKETWQKLQTLILNNDIKNYKQIALLHDNPTTTPLTECQYIACIQTDEKKEVLSQRVPKFKISNGVYAKFDLKGQHGDMLKFIRWVYHEWLVNSEYETTTKPSYAVYHKNNFLSEDNVFEISFYVSIKF; this is encoded by the coding sequence ATGAGAAAAGAGACTTTGCAAAAAAGAGTAAAAATAGCAAACGATATTATGTACTATATTTACACCCATATCGATACGCATATTGATTTAGAAGAGTTAAGTTATGATTTGGATATCAGTAAATACCATATGCATAGAGTTTTTAAAGAAGAGTTCGGAAAAAACATATATGAAAATATAAAATCCATACGGCTTCAAAAAGCTGCAAATCTGCTTTTAACCAATAAACTCTCAACAATATCGAATATAGCAAATTTATGCGGATACAGTTCTCACTCCTCTTTTATAAAAGCTTTTGAAAAAAGATTTGGAATGTCTCCCAAACAGTGGAGAAACAGTGGATATAAAGAGTACTCTTTTAAAATTTTGCAACAATCAAAAAGGGCGATGAAATCAACCGCAGATTTTTCAAAACTCTCACCTACTATTGTAAAAATGCCTGAAATAGAGTGTTATTATATAAGAAACAGGGGTTATAACGTAAATGTAAAAGAGACTTGGCAGAAACTTCAGACTCTTATTTTAAATAATGATATAAAAAACTATAAACAAATAGCACTTTTGCATGACAATCCTACTACAACGCCTCTTACTGAGTGTCAATATATTGCTTGTATTCAAACCGATGAAAAAAAAGAGGTTTTATCTCAAAGAGTTCCCAAATTTAAAATCTCCAACGGAGTTTATGCAAAATTTGATTTAAAAGGGCAGCATGGGGATATGCTTAAATTTATCCGTTGGGTTTATCATGAGTGGTTGGTTAACAGTGAATATGAAACAACGACAAAACCCTCTTATGCAGTTTATCATAAGAATAATTTTTTAAGTGAAGATAATGTTTTTGAGATAAGTTTTTATGTTTCAATTAAATTTTGA
- a CDS encoding acetyl-CoA carboxylase biotin carboxylase subunit — protein sequence MNKISKVLIANRGEIALRIIRACKELEITSVAIFSEADVEGLWVRKADECYPILGDVIQAYLNYETIISMAKKANCDAIHPGYGFLSENADFAKACEENGIIFIGPKPEHIALFGDKMASKVAMKEVGVPILEGTNEPIEDKKEAKKIASQIGYPIIIKAAFGGGGRGMRIVRQEKEFDSMFDTATNEALKFFGNGQVFIEKYVENPRHIEVQIIADKYGNVVHLGERDCSIQRRHQKVIEISPSPRLNQEVRKELYRIATKAMFKLGYESVGTVEFLVDENDNIFFIEMNTRVQVEHPVTEITSGIDIIQRMIEIADGDKMKYMQEEINFRGYAIEFRINAENPQKNFMPSVGTIEKYLTPNGPGVRLDSAAYTGYKVPANYDSMIGKLIVWALDWEGTVKKARRALDEFVLEGFPTNIELHREIVRDEDFKEGNLTTSYLDTKMDKFKLGAKDHLKDEEKKMSKIMQFIKSIKSKNLKVRN from the coding sequence ATGAACAAAATTTCAAAAGTATTAATAGCAAACAGAGGGGAAATTGCTCTTAGAATAATTAGAGCCTGTAAAGAGTTAGAGATTACGAGTGTAGCAATTTTTTCAGAAGCAGATGTTGAAGGATTATGGGTTAGAAAAGCCGATGAGTGTTATCCTATTCTAGGAGATGTAATCCAAGCATATTTAAATTATGAGACAATAATTTCAATGGCTAAAAAAGCAAATTGTGATGCTATTCACCCTGGATACGGTTTTTTAAGTGAAAATGCGGATTTTGCAAAAGCTTGTGAGGAAAACGGAATTATTTTTATAGGTCCAAAACCTGAACACATAGCACTCTTTGGAGATAAAATGGCTTCAAAAGTTGCTATGAAAGAAGTAGGTGTTCCAATTTTAGAAGGTACAAATGAGCCAATCGAAGATAAAAAAGAGGCAAAAAAAATAGCTTCACAAATCGGTTATCCTATTATTATTAAAGCTGCATTCGGTGGAGGCGGTAGAGGAATGAGAATCGTAAGACAAGAAAAAGAGTTTGATTCTATGTTTGATACTGCTACAAATGAAGCTTTGAAATTTTTTGGGAACGGTCAAGTTTTTATTGAAAAATATGTAGAAAATCCAAGACATATAGAAGTACAAATTATAGCAGATAAATACGGTAACGTAGTTCACTTAGGAGAAAGAGACTGTTCTATTCAAAGAAGACACCAAAAAGTTATTGAAATTTCACCCTCACCTAGATTAAATCAAGAAGTTAGAAAAGAGCTTTATAGAATTGCAACAAAAGCGATGTTTAAATTAGGTTATGAAAGTGTAGGAACAGTTGAATTTTTAGTTGATGAAAATGATAATATCTTTTTTATAGAGATGAATACAAGAGTCCAAGTAGAACACCCGGTAACTGAGATTACAAGCGGTATTGATATTATTCAAAGAATGATAGAAATTGCAGACGGCGATAAAATGAAATATATGCAAGAAGAGATTAATTTTAGAGGTTATGCAATAGAGTTTAGAATAAATGCAGAGAATCCTCAAAAAAACTTTATGCCGTCAGTCGGAACAATTGAAAAATATTTAACTCCAAACGGTCCAGGTGTTAGATTAGACTCTGCTGCTTATACAGGATATAAAGTTCCTGCAAATTACGATTCTATGATAGGGAAACTTATTGTTTGGGCATTAGATTGGGAAGGAACAGTAAAAAAAGCCAGACGTGCTTTAGATGAGTTTGTTTTAGAAGGATTTCCTACAAATATAGAACTTCACAGAGAGATTGTAAGAGATGAAGATTTTAAAGAAGGAAACCTTACAACGAGCTATTTAGACACCAAAATGGATAAATTCAAATTAGGTGCAAAAGATCACTTAAAAGATGAAGAGAAAAAAATGTCAAAAATTATGCAGTTTATAAAAAGTATTAAATCAAAAAATCTAAAAGTGAGAAATTAA